The genomic interval TGTGCGCAGTTATAATTCTGATTGGAATTTTTACAAAGGCATGACACCTGGGGCTATTCAAAGTCACCAGCACGCTGATTTAACCTGGCAGCGGCCATCATGGCCTGTTCACGAACACCATGCCAAGAGTGCTCGTCTGCGTTTCGAGGTCCTGGAAGCTGTAGGGCGATCTGTGCAATTGACGGAAGAAGAGCGTAATCTTTTTCCGCCACACACCCCTGAAGGGAAAGCGTTGGCTTTCTTTGGATTGGAATATCCCTGTGATTTTGATGACGTAAAAAGAGCCTATAAGCAAATTATCAAAGTACATCATCCAGATATTAATAAAAATTCCCGCACAAGTCATGAGCAGATGAAAAAAATTAATGAAGCATACAATGTTTTATCAAAAACTTTTCGCAGCCAGATATCCCAAAGATATAGATCTAATAGTTAATAGTTTCTCCATGCTTAGGAACAAAAAGAAGCAATTGCATCGAAAACACGAGCAGGATCTTGAGGGGTATTGCCTCCGGCTTGTGCCATGTCTGGTCGTCCACCACCACCTGTACCGTTTAGGGCTTCTGAACCAGCCCTTACAAGATCAACAGCGCTATACCGATTGGTGAGATCATCCGTTACGCCAACTACTAAAGAAGCTTTGCTCTCATTAGTGCTCAACAAAATAACAATGCCAGATCCAAGGTCTTTTTTTGCATGATCTGCCATGGGGCGAAGATCTTGGGGGCTAACACCGCTCATCGTTTTAAAAAGAACTTTTATACCATGCATATCACGCAAATCAGAGCCCTGATGTTTTGTTGCTGTTTGGGTGTGGCCTACCTTACGATCCTTTGCGAGACGTTTGTTGTCTCTCAGAAGTTTAATGGTTTTTTCAGGAACATCAGCGGATGTGCATCCGAGGGTTTCTGATGCAACTTTTAGAATATCACGCTGAGAAAAAAGATACTCTTCGGCAGCTTTTCCCGCTAACGCTTCAATGCGCCGGATACCGCCAGCAATTCCTGATTCAGAAATAATAACAAAAACCCCAATTTCCCCTGTATGTGCGACGTGAGTGCCGCCACAAAGTTCCACAGAGTAGGCCGTTTGATTGGATGGTTCCTCTACACGAATTACACGGACGCGATCACTGTATTTTTCCCCAAAAAGCGCTAAGGCCCCGCTGGTAATTGCCTCATCTGGGGTCATCTCTGTCGTAATTACAGAGGCATTTGCACGAATAATTGTATTGATGTCTGCTTCAATGGTTCTGCGCATAGCATCGTCAACTCTGTCAGGGTGGCTAAAATCGAAACGCAACCGATCTGCCGTTACCAAAGAGCCCTTTTGTGTGACATGAGTACCTAGGAATTTTCTGAGGGAACTGTGCAAAAGATGTGTGGCAGAGTGGTGCGCACGAACGGCAGTGCGGTGTTTTGTATCAATAGTGAGGGTGATACAATCGTGAACGGTAAAAACACCCTGTGTAACTTGGATAGTGTGTACGTGAAGCCCCCCCGCCTTTTTGTGTGTGGCTGTAACCGTAGCATGCGTTTGGGGCGTTTTTCCCAGAATGTCACCAGTATCGCCGATTTGTCCCCCAGATTCAGCATAAAAAGGGGTGGCGTTGCTGAGCAAATACCCTTTCTGTCCCTCTGTCCGTGTTTCAACAGGTGCCCCGTTTTCATCGAAAAGACCGCAAATGACATTCGTGACGGATGTATGATGGTATCCAACAAACTCCGTATCTCCATGGATTGCCTTGAACTCCAACCAGAGGGCGTCATCATTACTTGCGCTTGATCCAACCCAAGATTTTCGTGCGCGTTCTTTTTGTATGGCCATGGCATCATCAAAACCACGTTTATCAACGGTGATGTTCTGAGATTTCAGGATGTCTTGTGTGAGATCGAGAGGAAATCCGTAAGTATCATAAAGATTAAATGCCACATCACCAGGAAGAGTTTGCGTGGAACCAAGGCAGGCTGTTGCCTCATGGAGGAGGTGTAGGCCTTTCCCCAAGGTTGTTTGGAAGCGCTCTTCTTCACGAAGGAGCGTACTTTCTATGAGTGATTGCGCACGCACAAGCTCAGGATACGCTTCCCCCATCGAGGTAAGAAGTATAGCTACTAGTCTGTG from Alphaproteobacteria bacterium carries:
- a CDS encoding J domain-containing protein, whose translation is MARLKKTLKPVFDEAQNTTPVCHHEGCCESAHYRAPKDRHLREYHWFCLNHVRSYNSDWNFYKGMTPGAIQSHQHADLTWQRPSWPVHEHHAKSARLRFEVLEAVGRSVQLTEEERNLFPPHTPEGKALAFFGLEYPCDFDDVKRAYKQIIKVHHPDINKNSRTSHEQMKKINEAYNVLSKTFRSQISQRYRSNS
- the alaS gene encoding alanine--tRNA ligase, which produces MLTRQIRTTFLDYFQRHSHQHLTSSPLIPHSDPTLMFVNAGMVPFKNHFTGAEEPAAPRITSVQKCVRAGGKHNDLENVGHTARHHTFFEMLGNFSFGDYFKDEAIAFSWNLLTKEYDIDPQRLYITHYHEDQEAADIWKKVTGFGSDRLIGIATSDNFWSMGDTGPCGPCSEIFYDHGAHIAGGLPGTPNEDGDRYVEIWNLVFMQFLQHADRTRTPLPKPCIDTGMGIERIAAVLQNTHDNFETDIFKTLINGSATYSQTDPQGKHAISHRVIADHLRACCFLIADGVMPSNEGRGYVLRRIMRRAMRHIHIIGIENPFMHRLVAILLTSMGEAYPELVRAQSLIESTLLREEERFQTTLGKGLHLLHEATACLGSTQTLPGDVAFNLYDTYGFPLDLTQDILKSQNITVDKRGFDDAMAIQKERARKSWVGSSASNDDALWLEFKAIHGDTEFVGYHHTSVTNVICGLFDENGAPVETRTEGQKGYLLSNATPFYAESGGQIGDTGDILGKTPQTHATVTATHKKAGGLHVHTIQVTQGVFTVHDCITLTIDTKHRTAVRAHHSATHLLHSSLRKFLGTHVTQKGSLVTADRLRFDFSHPDRVDDAMRRTIEADINTIIRANASVITTEMTPDEAITSGALALFGEKYSDRVRVIRVEEPSNQTAYSVELCGGTHVAHTGEIGVFVIISESGIAGGIRRIEALAGKAAEEYLFSQRDILKVASETLGCTSADVPEKTIKLLRDNKRLAKDRKVGHTQTATKHQGSDLRDMHGIKVLFKTMSGVSPQDLRPMADHAKKDLGSGIVILLSTNESKASLVVGVTDDLTNRYSAVDLVRAGSEALNGTGGGGRPDMAQAGGNTPQDPARVFDAIASFCS